Proteins found in one Streptomyces sp. CB09001 genomic segment:
- a CDS encoding biotin--[acetyl-CoA-carboxylase] ligase encodes MTPRDSSDSPGSPRNRWSDLDRPPLSSTALRRGLVRDGGLWRQVDVVQRTGSTNSDLVARAAEGDLAEGVVLVAEEQSAARGRLDRQWTAPARSGLFFSVLLRPAEVPVTRWGWLPLLTGVAVATGLSRVAGVDTALKWPNDLLVTVGDEERKAGGILAERAGDDGVVIGVGINVSLRAEELPVPRAGSLALAGAVNTDRDPLLRGVLRSLEDWYGRWRGAGGDPAASGLQETYAAGCATLGRMVRAELPGDRSLVGEAVAVDGDGRLVLATEAGVQEPVGAGDIVHLRLA; translated from the coding sequence ATGACGCCCCGAGATTCCTCCGACTCCCCAGGTTCCCCGCGCAACAGGTGGTCCGACCTGGACCGGCCGCCCCTCAGCAGCACGGCCCTGCGCCGGGGCCTGGTGCGGGACGGAGGCCTGTGGCGGCAGGTGGACGTCGTGCAGCGCACCGGCTCCACCAACTCCGACCTCGTGGCCCGGGCCGCCGAGGGCGACCTGGCGGAGGGGGTCGTCCTCGTCGCCGAGGAGCAGAGCGCCGCGCGGGGGCGGCTCGACCGGCAGTGGACGGCGCCCGCCCGCTCCGGGCTGTTCTTCTCCGTGCTGCTGCGGCCCGCCGAGGTCCCCGTGACCCGCTGGGGCTGGCTGCCGCTGCTCACCGGCGTCGCCGTGGCGACCGGACTGTCCCGGGTGGCCGGGGTCGACACCGCCCTGAAGTGGCCCAACGACCTGCTGGTGACCGTCGGCGACGAGGAGCGCAAGGCCGGTGGCATCCTCGCCGAGCGGGCCGGGGACGACGGCGTCGTCATCGGCGTCGGCATCAACGTCTCGCTCCGTGCCGAGGAACTGCCGGTCCCGCGGGCCGGGTCGCTGGCGCTGGCCGGGGCCGTGAACACCGACCGGGACCCGCTGCTGCGCGGCGTGCTGCGGTCGCTGGAGGACTGGTACGGGCGCTGGCGCGGGGCGGGCGGCGACCCGGCGGCCAGCGGGCTCCAGGAGACGTACGCGGCGGGCTGCGCGACGCTCGGGCGCATGGTGCGGGCGGAGCTGCCGGGGGACCGGTCGCTCGTGGGGGAGGCGGTGGCCGTGGACGGCGACGGGCGGCTGGTCCTTGCGACCGAGGCGGGGGTGCAGGAGCCGGTGGGCGCCGGGGACATCGTGCACCTGCGGTTGGCGTGA
- a CDS encoding adenylate/guanylate cyclase domain-containing protein, which yields MTVDDTGSGADGDGRVDPEPAPDSADPGEDPLALRLEGLILGAERRYTPFQAARSAGVSMELASRFWRAMGFADIGQAKALTEADVLALRRLAGLVEAGLLSEAMAVQVARSTGQTTARLAEWQIDSFLEGLTEPPEPGMTRTEVTYPIVELLLPELQEFLVYVWRRQLAASAGRVIQAGDDEEMVDRRLAVGFADLVGFTRLTRRMEEEELGELVEAFETTSADLVAARGGRLVKTLGDEVLYAADDAGTAAEIALLLVETMAHDETMPELRVGIAFGTVTTRMGDVFGTTVNLASRLTSIAPKDAVLVDTAFAEELIRTRDAPASEAAAAEEAAAAEKEGEEPPVYRFALQPMWQRPVRGLGVVEPWLLTRRDGGGES from the coding sequence GTGACCGTCGACGACACCGGTTCCGGCGCGGACGGGGACGGCCGGGTGGACCCCGAGCCCGCCCCGGACTCCGCCGACCCCGGCGAGGACCCGCTCGCGCTGCGCCTCGAAGGGCTCATCCTGGGCGCCGAGCGCCGCTACACCCCCTTCCAGGCCGCCCGCAGCGCGGGCGTCTCCATGGAACTGGCCTCCCGCTTCTGGCGGGCCATGGGCTTCGCCGACATCGGCCAGGCCAAGGCGCTCACCGAGGCCGACGTCCTCGCCCTGCGGCGACTGGCCGGTCTGGTGGAGGCGGGACTGCTCAGCGAGGCGATGGCCGTCCAGGTCGCCCGGTCCACGGGGCAGACCACCGCCCGGTTGGCCGAGTGGCAGATCGACTCCTTCCTGGAGGGCCTGACCGAGCCCCCGGAGCCGGGGATGACGCGCACCGAGGTGACGTACCCCATCGTCGAGCTGCTCCTGCCCGAGCTGCAGGAGTTCCTCGTCTACGTCTGGCGGCGCCAGCTCGCCGCCTCGGCCGGCCGGGTCATCCAGGCCGGGGACGACGAGGAGATGGTGGACCGGCGGCTCGCCGTCGGCTTCGCGGACCTGGTCGGGTTCACGCGGCTGACCCGGCGGATGGAGGAGGAGGAGCTGGGCGAGCTGGTCGAGGCCTTCGAGACCACCTCCGCCGACCTGGTGGCCGCGCGCGGCGGACGGCTGGTCAAGACCCTCGGCGACGAGGTGCTCTACGCCGCCGACGACGCCGGTACGGCCGCCGAGATCGCGCTGCTCCTCGTCGAGACGATGGCGCACGACGAGACCATGCCGGAACTGCGCGTCGGCATCGCCTTCGGCACGGTCACCACCCGGATGGGCGACGTCTTCGGCACCACCGTCAACCTGGCCTCCCGGCTCACCTCGATAGCCCCCAAGGACGCGGTCCTCGTCGACACCGCCTTCGCGGAGGAGCTGATCCGTACCCGGGACGCCCCCGCCTCGGAAGCCGCGGCAGCGGAGGAGGCCGCCGCGGCGGAGAAGGAGGGCGAGGAGCCGCCGGTGTACCGCTTCGCACTCCAGCCGATGTGGCAGCGGCCGGTACGCGGACTCGGCGTGGTCGAGCCGTGGCTGCTCACCCGCCGGGACGGCGGCGGGGAGTCGTAG
- a CDS encoding enoyl-CoA hydratase-related protein, with translation MSEERFGEFVLVRRHGDGHVAELALDRPKAMNAVSTAMARSVSAACAALGADRSVRVVVLTSTHERAFCVGADLKERNSFTDADLLRQRPVTRGAYTAVLELPVPTVAAVHGFALGGGFELALSCDVIVADPTAVVGLPEVSVGVIPGGGGTQLLPRRVGAARAAELVFTARRVAAEEARALGLVDQLVEEGRDREEALELASRMAANSPVGLRAAKRALRLGHGLDLRAGLEVEDAAWRSVAFSGDRAEGVAAFNEKRAPRWPGE, from the coding sequence ATGAGCGAGGAGCGGTTCGGAGAGTTCGTCCTGGTGCGGCGGCACGGGGACGGACATGTCGCGGAGCTCGCGCTCGACCGGCCGAAGGCCATGAACGCCGTGTCGACCGCGATGGCCCGGTCCGTGAGCGCGGCCTGCGCGGCGCTGGGCGCGGACCGGAGCGTGCGGGTGGTGGTGCTGACCTCGACGCACGAGCGGGCGTTCTGCGTCGGGGCGGACCTGAAGGAGCGCAACTCCTTCACCGACGCCGATCTGCTGCGGCAGCGGCCGGTGACGCGCGGGGCGTACACCGCGGTGCTGGAGCTGCCGGTGCCGACGGTGGCGGCCGTGCACGGGTTCGCGCTGGGCGGCGGGTTCGAGCTGGCGCTGTCGTGCGACGTGATCGTGGCCGACCCCACGGCCGTGGTGGGGCTGCCGGAGGTGTCGGTGGGTGTGATCCCGGGCGGCGGCGGTACGCAGTTGCTGCCGCGCCGGGTGGGCGCGGCGCGAGCGGCCGAGCTGGTGTTCACGGCACGGCGGGTGGCGGCCGAGGAGGCACGCGCGCTGGGGCTCGTGGACCAGCTGGTGGAGGAGGGCCGGGACCGGGAGGAGGCGCTGGAGCTGGCCTCCCGGATGGCCGCGAACTCGCCCGTGGGTCTGCGCGCGGCCAAGCGTGCGCTGCGCCTCGGCCACGGGCTGGATCTGCGCGCGGGACTCGAGGTCGAGGACGCGGCGTGGCGGTCGGTGGCGTTCTCGGGGGACCGCGCGGAGGGCGTGGCGGCGTTCAACGAGAAGCGGGCACCGCGGTGGCCGGGCGAGTGA
- a CDS encoding sensor domain-containing diguanylate cyclase, whose protein sequence is MGDDRRLAAVVALAQGMAAAHSAREAWRAAAVGGCLALGGSFAALSVWERELGRLRVLVNVGRRAEDEEEFPEDESYPVHQFAEITEFLHERWAGGGEPDAWVETAAGPAAGRPGYVHQRVAALRRRGRGCCVVAPIVLHGRAWGELYVARPVGERVFERGDADFATVLASVVAAGIAQTERLEEVRRLAYTDALTGLANRRAVDTALDEAVERHREEGVVVSLVVCDLNGLKRVNDTHGHAVGDRLLERFGSVLSLCGAMLPGALAARLGGDEFCLLAVGPPADAVVKAADELCRRAAELELGDGVACGVASTEDPVGSVRSARRLFRLADAAQYRAKAERAAGPVVAGREGPDDPVVRLADEPSREEDGERRRFRGRHSP, encoded by the coding sequence ATGGGTGACGACAGGCGGCTCGCGGCCGTGGTGGCGCTTGCGCAGGGGATGGCCGCCGCGCACAGTGCGCGTGAGGCGTGGCGGGCGGCGGCCGTCGGCGGGTGCCTGGCGCTGGGCGGCAGCTTCGCCGCGCTGTCGGTGTGGGAGCGGGAGCTGGGGCGGCTGCGGGTCCTCGTGAACGTCGGGCGGCGGGCCGAGGACGAGGAGGAGTTCCCGGAGGACGAGTCCTACCCGGTGCACCAGTTCGCGGAGATCACCGAGTTCCTGCACGAGCGCTGGGCCGGCGGCGGTGAGCCCGACGCCTGGGTCGAGACGGCCGCGGGGCCCGCCGCCGGGCGTCCCGGGTACGTCCACCAGCGCGTCGCCGCCCTGCGTCGCCGGGGCCGCGGCTGCTGCGTGGTCGCGCCGATCGTGCTGCACGGGCGGGCGTGGGGCGAGCTGTACGTGGCCCGGCCCGTGGGGGAGCGGGTCTTCGAGCGGGGCGACGCCGACTTCGCCACCGTACTGGCCTCCGTCGTCGCCGCCGGGATCGCGCAGACCGAGCGGCTGGAAGAGGTCAGGCGGCTCGCCTACACCGACGCGCTCACCGGGCTGGCCAACCGCCGCGCGGTCGACACCGCGCTGGACGAGGCCGTGGAGCGGCACCGCGAGGAGGGTGTCGTCGTCAGCCTCGTCGTCTGCGACCTGAACGGCCTCAAGCGGGTGAACGACACGCACGGCCACGCCGTCGGGGACCGGCTCCTGGAGCGGTTCGGGTCGGTGCTGTCGCTGTGCGGGGCGATGCTGCCGGGCGCGCTCGCCGCGCGGCTCGGCGGGGACGAGTTCTGTCTGCTCGCGGTCGGGCCGCCCGCCGACGCGGTGGTCAAGGCGGCCGACGAGCTGTGCCGCCGGGCGGCGGAGCTGGAGCTGGGGGACGGCGTGGCCTGCGGGGTCGCGTCCACCGAGGACCCGGTCGGGTCGGTGCGTTCCGCCCGTCGGCTGTTCCGGCTCGCGGACGCCGCCCAGTACCGCGCCAAGGCCGAGCGGGCGGCCGGGCCGGTCGTCGCGGGGCGCGAGGGGCCCGACGACCCCGTCGTACGGCTCGCGGACGAGCCCTCTCGGGAGGAGGACGGGGAGCGGAGGAGGTTCCGCGGCCGACACTCCCCGTGA
- the hutH gene encoding histidine ammonia-lyase, whose protein sequence is MHTVVVGTSGVTASDVLAVARAGARIELSEEAVAALAAARSIVEALAAKPDPVYGVSTGFGALATRHISPGLRAQLQRNIVRSHAAGMGPRVERDVVRALMFLRLKTVCSGHTGVRPEVAQTMADVLNAGITPVVHEYGSLGCSGDLAPLSHCALTLMGEGDAEGPDGTVRPAGELLAAHGITPVELREKEGLALLNGTDGMLGMLVMALADLDTLYKSADITAALTMEALLGTDRVLAPELHAIRPHPGQAASAANMAAVLKGSGLTGHHQDDAPRVQDAYSVRCAPQVAGAGRDTMAHAGLVAERELAAAVDNPVVLPDGRVESNGNFHGAPVAYVLDFLAVAVADLGSIAERRTDRLLDKNRSHGLPPFLADDAGVDSGLMIAQYTQAALVGELKRLAVPASADSIPSSAMQEDHVSMGWSAARKLRTAVDNLARVIAVELYAATRAIQLREGLTPAPASQAVIDAVRAAGVEGPGPDRYLAPDLAAADAFVRAGHLVAAAETVTGPLR, encoded by the coding sequence ATGCACACTGTGGTGGTGGGGACGTCGGGGGTCACCGCGTCCGACGTTCTCGCCGTGGCGCGCGCGGGCGCCCGGATCGAGCTTTCCGAGGAGGCGGTGGCGGCCCTCGCCGCGGCCCGCTCCATCGTGGAGGCACTGGCCGCCAAACCGGACCCCGTGTACGGCGTGAGCACCGGCTTCGGCGCCCTGGCGACCCGGCACATCAGCCCCGGCCTGCGCGCGCAGCTGCAGCGCAACATCGTCCGCTCGCACGCCGCCGGGATGGGCCCGCGCGTCGAGCGCGACGTGGTCCGCGCGCTGATGTTCCTGCGGCTGAAGACCGTCTGCTCCGGTCACACCGGCGTCCGCCCGGAGGTCGCGCAGACCATGGCCGACGTGCTCAACGCCGGGATCACCCCGGTCGTGCACGAGTACGGCTCGCTCGGCTGCTCCGGCGACCTCGCCCCGCTGTCGCACTGTGCGCTCACCCTCATGGGCGAGGGCGACGCCGAGGGCCCCGACGGCACCGTACGGCCGGCCGGTGAGCTGCTCGCCGCGCACGGGATCACGCCGGTCGAGCTGCGCGAGAAGGAGGGCCTCGCCCTCCTCAACGGCACCGACGGCATGCTCGGCATGCTGGTGATGGCCCTCGCCGACCTCGACACCCTCTACAAGAGCGCCGACATCACCGCCGCGCTGACCATGGAGGCCCTGCTCGGCACCGACCGCGTGCTCGCCCCCGAGCTGCACGCCATCCGCCCGCACCCCGGGCAGGCCGCCAGCGCCGCCAACATGGCCGCCGTGCTCAAGGGATCCGGCCTGACCGGACACCACCAGGACGACGCCCCCCGCGTCCAGGACGCCTACTCGGTGCGCTGCGCCCCGCAGGTCGCGGGCGCCGGGCGCGACACCATGGCCCACGCCGGCCTCGTCGCCGAGCGCGAGCTGGCCGCGGCCGTGGACAACCCGGTCGTCCTGCCCGACGGCCGCGTGGAGTCCAACGGCAACTTCCACGGCGCCCCGGTCGCCTACGTCCTGGACTTCCTCGCCGTCGCCGTCGCCGACCTCGGCTCCATCGCCGAGCGCCGCACCGACCGGCTCCTCGACAAGAACCGCAGCCACGGACTGCCGCCGTTCCTCGCCGACGACGCGGGCGTCGACTCCGGTCTGATGATCGCCCAGTACACCCAGGCGGCCCTGGTCGGCGAGCTGAAGCGGCTCGCCGTACCGGCCTCGGCGGACTCCATCCCGTCCTCCGCCATGCAGGAGGACCACGTGTCGATGGGCTGGTCGGCGGCGCGGAAGCTGCGCACCGCCGTCGACAACCTGGCCCGCGTCATCGCCGTCGAGCTGTACGCCGCCACCCGCGCGATCCAGCTCCGCGAGGGCCTGACCCCGGCGCCCGCGTCGCAGGCCGTCATCGACGCCGTGCGGGCGGCGGGAGTGGAGGGGCCGGGCCCGGACCGCTACCTGGCGCCCGACCTCGCCGCGGCGGACGCGTTCGTGCGCGCCGGGCACCTGGTCGCGGCGGCGGAGACCGTCACGGGGCCGCTGCGCTAG
- a CDS encoding Ig-like domain-containing protein encodes MTDGKRRKGLAAASALLGGVLVLSACSSSDADTSGGGDKTSQAEVDEAAAKKTSEAQIKITPKGGSDNASINNSAGVTVSKGTLTEVKMTASDGTEVKGEISADKTSWKPGGQLERATKYQITATAQDSEGRAAHENASFTTVSPENSFIGTFTPDDGKTVGVGMPVSINFDKQITDKAAVQKGITVNSSSGQEVACHWFSTQRMDCRPENYWQEGSTVTLKLALDGVEGADGVYGVQQKSVTFKIGRNQVSYVDAKTKQMKVTQDGKTVKTIPISAGSPENKTYEGQMVISEKFKETRMDGSTVGFTDDDGKGEYDIKDVPHAMRLSTSGTFIHGNYWGKGIFGSVNTSHGCVGLEDAKGANDPNTPGSWFYDNSIIGDVVVVQNTGDKTIAPDNGLNGWNMDWAQWKAGSAV; translated from the coding sequence ATGACGGACGGTAAGCGGCGCAAGGGTCTGGCGGCCGCGTCCGCACTGCTCGGCGGTGTGCTGGTGCTCTCGGCATGTTCCAGTAGCGACGCCGACACCTCCGGGGGTGGGGACAAGACCTCGCAGGCCGAGGTCGACGAGGCGGCGGCCAAGAAGACGTCCGAGGCCCAGATCAAGATCACGCCCAAGGGTGGCTCGGACAACGCCTCCATCAACAACTCCGCCGGCGTCACCGTGAGCAAGGGCACGCTCACCGAGGTGAAGATGACCGCCTCGGACGGCACCGAGGTCAAGGGCGAGATATCCGCCGACAAGACCAGCTGGAAGCCCGGCGGCCAGCTGGAGCGCGCCACCAAGTACCAGATCACGGCGACCGCGCAGGACTCCGAGGGCCGCGCCGCCCACGAGAACGCGTCGTTCACCACGGTCTCCCCGGAGAACAGCTTCATCGGGACCTTCACCCCGGACGACGGCAAGACCGTCGGCGTCGGGATGCCCGTGTCGATCAATTTCGACAAGCAGATCACCGACAAGGCCGCCGTCCAGAAGGGCATCACGGTCAACAGCAGCAGCGGCCAGGAGGTCGCCTGCCACTGGTTCTCCACCCAGCGCATGGACTGCCGCCCCGAGAACTACTGGCAGGAGGGCTCGACCGTCACCCTCAAGCTGGCGCTCGACGGGGTCGAGGGCGCCGACGGCGTCTACGGCGTCCAGCAGAAGTCGGTCACCTTCAAGATCGGCCGCAACCAGGTCTCCTACGTCGACGCGAAGACCAAGCAGATGAAGGTCACGCAGGACGGCAAGACGGTCAAGACCATCCCGATCTCGGCCGGCTCCCCGGAGAACAAGACCTACGAAGGCCAGATGGTGATCTCCGAGAAGTTCAAGGAGACCCGGATGGACGGCTCGACCGTCGGCTTCACCGACGACGACGGCAAGGGCGAGTACGACATCAAGGACGTGCCCCACGCCATGCGCCTGAGCACCTCCGGCACCTTCATCCACGGCAACTACTGGGGCAAGGGCATCTTCGGCAGCGTCAACACCAGCCACGGCTGCGTGGGCCTGGAGGACGCCAAGGGCGCCAACGACCCGAACACGCCGGGCTCCTGGTTCTACGACAACTCGATCATCGGTGACGTGGTCGTCGTCCAGAACACCGGCGACAAGACCATCGCCCCGGACAACGGCCTCAACGGCTGGAACATGGACTGGGCCCAGTGGAAGGCGGGTTCGGCGGTCTGA
- a CDS encoding carboxymuconolactone decarboxylase family protein, whose product MTTTEDTTTTTAGQDRTRSRLPDPTGLYPELLALSAAVQKALRNGPVPQATLALMRLRTAQLIGSTYHGVAATDALRKAGEEERRITAVATWQSAPCFTGPERAALELAEAVLTPNPFGDRVSDDLFARLSRHYDTDGIWHLTLSLGHISLFTPVALVGKPVPGRPPGKNYTD is encoded by the coding sequence ATGACCACCACCGAGGACACGACGACCACCACCGCGGGGCAGGACCGGACACGGTCGCGCCTGCCCGACCCCACCGGGCTCTACCCGGAGTTGCTGGCCCTCTCCGCGGCCGTGCAGAAGGCACTCCGCAACGGTCCGGTCCCGCAGGCCACCCTCGCTCTGATGCGCCTGCGCACCGCACAGCTCATCGGCAGCACCTACCACGGCGTCGCGGCGACCGACGCCCTGCGCAAGGCCGGCGAGGAGGAGCGGCGCATCACGGCCGTGGCAACCTGGCAGAGCGCCCCCTGCTTCACCGGTCCCGAGCGTGCGGCGCTGGAACTCGCGGAGGCCGTCCTCACCCCGAACCCGTTCGGGGACCGGGTGAGTGACGACCTGTTCGCCCGGCTGTCCCGGCACTACGACACCGACGGGATCTGGCACCTCACCCTGTCCCTGGGCCACATCAGCCTGTTCACCCCGGTCGCCCTCGTCGGCAAGCCGGTGCCCGGCCGGCCCCCGGGGAAGAACTACACGGACTGA
- the sigJ gene encoding RNA polymerase sigma factor SigJ: MTTRSAPVTGERRQLINVAYRMLGSLADAEDAVQEAYARWYAMPAGRREAVGTPGAWLTTVVSRVCLNHLRSARARREHYVGQWLPEPLADPAERNAARTPGIASDPADLITLDESVGMAFLVVLDSMSPAQRVAFVLHDVFRYPFPEVARIVGRTPAACRRLASTARRGIRTARESAATSTAEDAAVVRDLKRAWETNDVDALIRLLDPEATAVGDGGGVVRALEHPVRGSERIVRGLLHFGPRQSGQTLLERTVNGRPGLVGCQDGAVVTVYSFGVSDHRVRHLWAMRNPEKLRSWTTAPAA; this comes from the coding sequence ATGACCACCCGATCCGCGCCGGTCACCGGCGAGCGGCGGCAACTGATCAACGTGGCCTACCGGATGCTCGGCTCGCTGGCCGACGCGGAGGACGCCGTCCAGGAGGCGTACGCCCGCTGGTACGCGATGCCGGCGGGCCGGCGGGAGGCCGTCGGGACCCCGGGGGCCTGGCTCACCACGGTCGTCAGCCGGGTCTGCCTCAACCACCTGCGTTCCGCCCGGGCCCGGCGGGAGCACTACGTGGGGCAGTGGCTCCCCGAGCCGCTGGCCGACCCCGCCGAGCGGAACGCCGCACGGACCCCCGGTATCGCTTCCGACCCGGCCGATCTGATCACCCTCGACGAGTCGGTCGGCATGGCCTTCCTGGTCGTCCTGGACTCGATGTCCCCGGCCCAGCGGGTCGCCTTCGTCCTCCACGACGTCTTCCGCTATCCGTTCCCCGAGGTGGCCAGGATCGTCGGCCGCACGCCCGCCGCTTGCCGTCGGCTGGCCTCCACGGCGCGCCGGGGGATCCGCACCGCACGGGAGTCCGCCGCCACGTCGACGGCCGAGGACGCGGCCGTCGTACGCGATCTCAAGCGGGCCTGGGAGACCAACGACGTCGATGCGCTCATCCGGCTCCTCGACCCCGAGGCGACCGCGGTCGGCGACGGAGGCGGCGTGGTGCGCGCCCTGGAGCACCCAGTGCGGGGCAGCGAGCGGATCGTGCGCGGCCTGCTGCACTTCGGCCCGCGGCAGTCCGGGCAGACGCTGCTCGAACGCACGGTCAACGGGCGGCCGGGACTGGTCGGTTGCCAGGACGGCGCGGTCGTGACGGTGTACTCCTTCGGCGTCTCGGACCACCGCGTCCGCCACCTGTGGGCGATGCGCAACCCCGAGAAGCTCCGCTCCTGGACGACGGCCCCGGCCGCGTGA
- a CDS encoding MBL fold metallo-hydrolase yields the protein MRVRRLGWAGLEVEAGGERLVIDYVRDLTPLFTGWKPGENVAVPDGRASAALVTHLHRDHTDASALADVLTPGAPVLRPATGHGDDVDNVTTLLAERELVRHRLAAEAVDVWSTRDLGPFRVTAVPAVDGLGDPQVNWVVEADGQRIFHGGDTMFHGFWWLVARRFSPFDAVFLPANGAVVDAPHLQPPSPVPAALDPRQAAAVAEILDGRYAVPIHYEPEQPDKIAGYVEVADPEAGFRAYAGRRAHVLAVGEWLDLAT from the coding sequence ATGCGGGTGCGACGACTGGGCTGGGCCGGACTGGAGGTCGAGGCGGGCGGCGAGCGGCTGGTGATCGACTACGTACGGGACCTCACGCCGCTGTTCACGGGGTGGAAGCCCGGCGAGAACGTGGCGGTGCCGGATGGGAGGGCGTCCGCCGCACTCGTCACCCACCTGCACCGGGACCACACCGACGCGTCCGCCCTCGCGGACGTGCTGACGCCGGGCGCGCCGGTGCTGCGGCCGGCGACCGGTCACGGCGACGACGTGGACAACGTGACGACCCTCCTGGCCGAGCGCGAGCTGGTCCGGCACCGGCTGGCGGCCGAGGCCGTGGACGTCTGGTCCACGCGCGACCTCGGGCCGTTCCGCGTCACGGCGGTCCCCGCCGTGGACGGGCTGGGCGACCCGCAGGTGAACTGGGTGGTGGAGGCCGACGGGCAGCGGATCTTCCACGGCGGCGACACGATGTTCCACGGCTTCTGGTGGCTGGTCGCGCGCCGGTTCAGCCCGTTCGACGCGGTGTTCCTGCCCGCCAACGGCGCCGTGGTCGACGCACCGCACCTGCAGCCCCCGAGCCCGGTGCCCGCCGCGCTGGACCCGAGGCAGGCCGCCGCGGTGGCGGAGATCCTCGACGGCCGGTACGCGGTGCCGATCCACTACGAGCCGGAGCAGCCGGACAAGATCGCAGGCTACGTCGAGGTGGCCGACCCGGAGGCCGGGTTCCGCGCGTACGCCGGGCGGCGCGCACACGTACTGGCCGTCGGGGAGTGGCTCGACCTGGCCACGTGA